One segment of Ascidiaceihabitans donghaensis DNA contains the following:
- a CDS encoding helix-turn-helix transcriptional regulator, producing the protein MKTITQLETILEELEQAEGVEALQTAIEHLRDQMAVDHMVYHWVDSSGDHYGCGTYADAWRERYLEMNYIRIDPVIVGCFQIFHAVDWKRLDWSSKASRSFREDSMKHGIGNQGFSIPIRGPAGQFALFTISHTCDDASWEAFTSENRRDLILIAHFFNQQALELEKGRKPFIQSASLSPREVDAMTLLALGHSRAQVADELSISEHTVRVYIESARFKLGAMNTTHAVARALSRGLIVV; encoded by the coding sequence ATGAAAACGATTACGCAGTTGGAAACCATATTGGAGGAACTGGAGCAAGCTGAAGGCGTTGAGGCGCTTCAAACGGCAATAGAACATCTAAGAGACCAGATGGCTGTGGATCACATGGTCTATCATTGGGTGGACAGTTCAGGTGACCACTATGGCTGTGGCACTTACGCTGACGCCTGGCGCGAACGTTATCTGGAAATGAACTACATCCGTATCGATCCGGTCATTGTCGGGTGTTTTCAAATTTTTCACGCGGTTGACTGGAAGCGGCTGGATTGGTCATCCAAAGCGTCACGCAGTTTCCGCGAAGATTCGATGAAACACGGCATCGGAAACCAGGGGTTCAGTATTCCGATCCGTGGCCCTGCCGGGCAATTCGCGCTATTCACGATCAGCCACACCTGCGACGATGCCTCATGGGAAGCATTTACAAGCGAAAATCGCCGGGACCTGATCCTGATCGCGCATTTCTTTAATCAACAGGCTCTGGAGCTGGAAAAAGGGCGCAAACCGTTTATTCAGTCGGCGTCATTGTCACCGCGTGAAGTCGATGCCATGACGTTGCTGGCTTTGGGACACAGCCGGGCTCAGGTCGCGGATGAATTGTCGATTTCGGAGCATACGGTGCGCGTTTACATCGAAAGTGCGCGCTTCAAACTTGGGGCGATGAACACGACACATGCTGTTGCACGCGCTTTGAGCAGGGGGTTGATCGTGGTGTGA
- a CDS encoding protein meaA, with protein MTDVKKDRPWLIRTYAGHSTAKASNLLYRSNLAKGQTGLSVAFDLPTQTGYDSDHVLSRGEVGKVGVPVSHLGDMRALFQDIPLEQMNTSMTINATAPWLLALYIAVAEEQGADVSGLQGTVQNDLIKEYLSRGTYICPPKPSLKMIADVAEYCYTNVPKWNPMNVCSYHLQEAGATPEQELAFALATATAVLDELRPRVPAEDFPTLVGRISFFVNAGIRFVTEMCKMRAFVDLWDEICEKRYGVIDAKYRRFRYGVQVNSLGLTEQQPENNVYRILIEMLAVTLSKKARARAVQLPAWNEALGLPRPWDQQWSMRMQQIMAFETDLLEFDDLFDGNPAVDAKVEELKDGARSELANLDSMGGAIDAIDYMKAQLVGSNAARLNRIEAGETIVVGVNKYTSGEPSPLMSEDGGIMVVDPAVEQEQIDRLNEWRGGRDQAAVDAALADLRAAASEGRNVMEPSIAAAKAGVTTGEWAAQMRAVHGEYRGPTGVAAGQSNMTEGLDHLREAVDLVSDKLGRRLKFLVGKPGLDGHSNGAEQIAVRARDCGMDITYEGIRLTPDEIVAAAKSDDAHVVGLSILSGSHIPLVEDLMVKMRDAGLGDIPVIVGGIIPDDDAQRLRTMGVARVYTPKDFELNTIMMDIVTLADPKAVAAQ; from the coding sequence ATGACAGATGTTAAAAAAGACCGCCCCTGGTTGATCCGAACCTACGCAGGCCATTCAACTGCCAAAGCCTCGAACCTGTTGTACCGCTCGAATTTGGCCAAAGGCCAAACCGGCCTGTCGGTGGCTTTCGATCTGCCCACGCAGACCGGATATGACAGCGACCACGTTCTTTCACGGGGCGAAGTTGGTAAAGTGGGCGTTCCCGTGTCGCACCTTGGCGACATGCGGGCATTGTTTCAGGACATTCCTCTGGAACAAATGAACACGTCCATGACGATAAACGCAACGGCTCCATGGTTGTTGGCTTTGTATATTGCGGTCGCTGAGGAACAAGGCGCCGATGTTTCGGGTCTTCAAGGTACTGTTCAAAACGATTTGATCAAAGAATACCTAAGCCGCGGCACATACATCTGCCCGCCAAAACCATCTTTGAAAATGATCGCGGATGTGGCTGAGTATTGCTACACGAATGTCCCGAAATGGAACCCTATGAACGTGTGTTCGTATCACCTGCAAGAAGCAGGCGCGACACCAGAACAGGAATTGGCATTTGCGCTGGCCACCGCCACTGCCGTTCTCGATGAATTGCGCCCACGCGTACCCGCAGAAGATTTCCCAACACTGGTAGGCCGTATTTCGTTTTTCGTAAATGCCGGCATTCGGTTTGTGACCGAGATGTGCAAAATGCGCGCCTTTGTCGATCTGTGGGACGAGATTTGCGAAAAACGCTACGGCGTCATCGATGCCAAATACCGCCGTTTTCGCTACGGCGTGCAAGTGAATTCGCTTGGGTTGACCGAACAGCAGCCCGAAAACAACGTATACCGCATATTGATCGAAATGCTGGCAGTCACCCTGTCCAAAAAGGCACGTGCCCGCGCCGTCCAATTGCCTGCATGGAATGAAGCCCTTGGGTTGCCACGCCCATGGGATCAACAGTGGTCCATGCGTATGCAGCAGATTATGGCATTTGAAACCGACCTTTTAGAATTTGACGATCTATTTGATGGCAACCCTGCCGTGGACGCCAAAGTTGAAGAACTCAAAGACGGTGCACGGTCTGAACTGGCCAATTTGGATTCGATGGGCGGCGCCATCGACGCGATTGACTATATGAAAGCGCAATTGGTTGGTTCAAATGCTGCGCGCCTCAATCGAATTGAGGCCGGTGAAACGATTGTGGTGGGTGTCAATAAATACACCAGCGGCGAACCTTCCCCACTGATGAGCGAAGACGGCGGCATTATGGTGGTTGATCCAGCCGTCGAACAAGAACAGATTGACCGTCTGAATGAATGGCGCGGCGGACGCGATCAAGCCGCGGTCGACGCTGCACTTGCCGATCTACGTGCGGCAGCCAGCGAAGGGCGCAACGTTATGGAACCTTCCATCGCTGCGGCAAAAGCGGGCGTTACAACGGGCGAATGGGCCGCGCAAATGCGCGCTGTTCATGGCGAATACCGTGGCCCGACAGGCGTAGCAGCGGGCCAATCCAACATGACCGAAGGCTTGGATCATCTACGTGAAGCCGTTGATCTGGTCAGCGACAAACTGGGACGTCGCCTAAAATTCTTGGTGGGCAAACCCGGTTTGGACGGCCATTCAAATGGTGCGGAACAAATCGCAGTTCGCGCCCGAGATTGCGGAATGGACATCACCTATGAAGGCATTCGTTTAACGCCAGACGAAATTGTCGCTGCGGCAAAATCGGACGACGCACATGTTGTGGGCCTTTCAATTTTATCAGGTAGCCATATTCCTCTTGTCGAAGATTTGATGGTGAAAATGCGTGACGCAGGTTTGGGCGATATTCCGGTAATTGTCGGTGGAATTATTCCCGATGACGACGCACAGCGACTGCGCACTATGGGGGTTGCCCGTGTGTACACGCCAAAAGACTTTGAGCTGAATACAATCATGATGGATATTGTCACTTTGGCTGATCCAAAGGCCGTCGCAGCCCAATAG
- a CDS encoding ATP-dependent DNA helicase: MTSTAITFSDDQANAYDSIAEMLRLAGIDLDDSLLLPPKGTASSVMGVTGKAGSGKTLLLAELYKALEGAGVDVVSGDYESKKRKDKRTLAILAPTNKAASVLRLRGVPATTIHRILYTPVYDPEYERIAEWLAGNGERPEIEGLTDLALDRAAAFYAGNKSIPGALAAAGLRGSDFITGWKRREEPLDIGFIDESSMLDDKQFEDLKEIFPTLLLFGDPAQLAPVKQSGTMVFDKLPDTRILNLNRVHRQTADNPILDLAHALADPSLEFHQFEKMVEDAAQKDERVVWGQRVEVDLMARSPVLVWRNATRIRLINAFRNVYGAPEDALAEGEPLICDGIELPMKHRKKRLDLEARGLIKGAQVVYLGEGRKPGFSRLHVMGAEDPQVSAASIVKIEKPDEEEPFIPFAARMGATFLHGAAVTIHKAQGSQWDTVQVFAPDLFVAARMGRMEAGQPLWKRLAYVAITRAQNRLIWVVRNRLSKPTEPLRVDDLRSVAPAPLTLAQEEPEEFL, encoded by the coding sequence ATGACCTCTACAGCCATTACATTCTCGGACGATCAGGCGAATGCCTATGACAGCATCGCAGAAATGCTGCGTTTGGCGGGGATCGATTTAGACGATAGCTTGCTTTTGCCTCCAAAGGGGACGGCGTCCTCTGTGATGGGTGTCACGGGCAAGGCTGGGTCAGGGAAAACCCTTTTGCTGGCGGAACTCTATAAGGCGCTTGAAGGCGCCGGTGTTGACGTCGTTTCGGGGGATTACGAAAGCAAAAAGCGCAAGGACAAGCGCACGCTGGCCATTTTGGCGCCGACGAACAAAGCTGCGTCTGTTTTGCGTTTGCGCGGAGTGCCTGCAACGACGATTCACCGTATTTTGTACACGCCTGTGTATGATCCCGAATATGAACGGATCGCAGAATGGCTGGCGGGTAACGGTGAACGCCCCGAAATTGAGGGTCTGACGGACCTTGCATTGGACCGCGCAGCGGCTTTCTATGCGGGTAACAAATCTATTCCCGGTGCGCTTGCGGCCGCTGGATTGCGCGGATCCGATTTTATTACCGGCTGGAAGCGACGCGAAGAACCGCTGGACATCGGTTTCATCGATGAAAGTTCGATGCTGGACGACAAGCAATTCGAAGACCTGAAAGAGATTTTTCCGACACTTTTGCTTTTTGGTGATCCCGCGCAGCTGGCGCCTGTGAAGCAGTCAGGTACGATGGTCTTTGACAAACTGCCTGACACGCGCATCCTGAATTTGAACAGGGTACACAGGCAGACCGCAGACAATCCGATCTTGGATTTGGCTCATGCTTTGGCTGACCCCAGTCTTGAGTTTCACCAGTTTGAAAAGATGGTCGAAGATGCGGCCCAAAAAGATGAACGCGTTGTATGGGGGCAACGTGTGGAAGTCGATTTGATGGCCCGCAGTCCTGTGTTGGTATGGCGCAATGCCACCCGCATCCGTTTGATCAATGCGTTTCGCAATGTTTATGGTGCGCCGGAAGACGCTTTGGCGGAAGGCGAACCTTTGATTTGTGACGGGATTGAGCTGCCGATGAAGCACCGCAAAAAACGTCTCGATCTAGAGGCGCGGGGGCTGATCAAAGGGGCACAGGTTGTTTACCTGGGCGAAGGCCGTAAACCGGGGTTTTCGCGTTTGCATGTGATGGGTGCCGAAGACCCACAAGTCAGTGCCGCATCTATTGTTAAAATTGAAAAGCCGGATGAAGAAGAACCCTTTATTCCCTTTGCTGCCCGTATGGGCGCCACGTTTTTGCACGGTGCGGCGGTGACCATTCACAAAGCGCAGGGGTCCCAATGGGACACTGTTCAAGTGTTCGCCCCCGACTTGTTTGTGGCGGCGCGTATGGGGCGCATGGAAGCGGGGCAACCCCTGTGGAAACGTCTTGCTTACGTGGCAATAACACGAGCACAAAACCGGTTGATCTGGGTCGTGCGTAACCGTTTGTCGAAGCCCACGGAACCTTTGCGTGTGGATGATTTGCGCAGTGTGGCGCCTGCACCTTTGACATTGGCTCAAGAAGAACCGGAGGAATTTTTATGA
- a CDS encoding H-NS family nucleoid-associated regulatory protein, with protein MKIDLKSMSRKELEKLRTDVEKALTSLKNKDRRAAQKAAEKAASQFGFTLDELTGTAKAAPAKKDGRKTPKPSKPRYANPTDPKQTWTGKGRQPNWFKEETEKGTTPEAMEIK; from the coding sequence ATGAAAATCGATCTCAAATCAATGTCACGTAAAGAGTTAGAAAAGCTAAGAACCGACGTTGAAAAGGCTTTGACTTCGCTGAAAAATAAAGACCGCCGTGCGGCGCAAAAGGCTGCTGAAAAGGCCGCGTCTCAATTCGGTTTTACCTTGGATGAATTGACCGGCACCGCGAAAGCGGCCCCTGCAAAGAAAGACGGGCGCAAGACCCCAAAACCATCCAAACCACGTTACGCCAATCCAACCGATCCAAAACAGACATGGACGGGTAAAGGACGGCAGCCGAATTGGTTTAAAGAGGAAACTGAAAAGGGCACGACGCCTGAAGCAATGGAAATCAAATAA
- the ccrA gene encoding crotonyl-CoA carboxylase/reductase produces the protein MALDNGIAQYEAPEKDLYEMGEMPPMGYVPQKMYAWTIRRERHGEPDTAMMEEVVDVPTLDSHEVLVLVMAAGVNYNGVWAALGQPISPFDGHKQPYHIAGSDAAGIVWAVGDKVKRWKVGDEVVIHCNQDDGDDEHCNGGDPMFSTSQRIWGYETPDGSFSQFTNVQAQQLMPRPKHLTWEEAACYTLTLATAYRMLFGHEPHDLKPGQNVLVWGASGGLGSYAIQLINTAGANAIGVISDESKRDFVMGLGAKGVLNRKDYNCWGQLPTVNTPEYAAWFKEARKFGAAIWEITGKGNNVDMVFEHPGESTFPVSTLVCKKGGMVVICAGTTGFNLTFDVRYMWMHQKRLQGSHFAHLKQASAANNLMVERRLDPCMSEVFAWNDLPAAHMKMLRNEHKPGNMSVLVQSPKTGLRTLEDVLDAKK, from the coding sequence ATGGCTTTGGACAATGGCATCGCGCAATATGAAGCACCCGAGAAAGACTTGTACGAAATGGGGGAAATGCCGCCCATGGGTTACGTCCCTCAGAAGATGTATGCGTGGACCATCCGCCGTGAACGCCACGGTGAACCTGACACAGCCATGATGGAAGAAGTCGTCGACGTGCCAACGCTCGACAGCCACGAAGTGCTGGTTCTGGTGATGGCAGCAGGCGTGAACTACAACGGTGTTTGGGCGGCTCTTGGTCAACCGATCAGCCCGTTTGACGGCCACAAACAGCCTTACCATATTGCGGGTTCCGACGCGGCGGGTATCGTTTGGGCTGTTGGTGACAAGGTGAAGCGCTGGAAAGTCGGCGATGAAGTGGTCATTCACTGCAACCAGGATGACGGCGATGATGAGCATTGCAACGGTGGCGACCCGATGTTTTCGACCAGCCAGCGCATCTGGGGATATGAGACGCCTGATGGATCGTTTTCCCAGTTCACAAACGTGCAAGCGCAGCAGCTCATGCCACGCCCAAAGCACCTAACGTGGGAAGAGGCTGCTTGCTACACGCTGACGCTGGCCACGGCGTACCGCATGTTGTTCGGTCATGAACCCCACGATTTAAAACCTGGCCAAAACGTTTTGGTCTGGGGGGCATCTGGCGGTTTGGGATCCTATGCGATCCAATTGATTAACACTGCGGGTGCCAATGCCATTGGTGTGATTTCTGACGAAAGCAAACGCGACTTTGTTATGGGGCTGGGCGCTAAAGGGGTTCTGAACCGCAAAGATTATAACTGCTGGGGCCAACTGCCCACGGTGAATACCCCCGAATACGCCGCTTGGTTCAAAGAAGCCCGCAAGTTTGGCGCGGCAATCTGGGAAATCACAGGCAAAGGCAACAACGTCGATATGGTCTTTGAACACCCCGGCGAAAGCACGTTCCCGGTGTCCACGCTTGTGTGCAAAAAGGGCGGCATGGTTGTGATCTGTGCGGGCACAACGGGCTTCAACCTGACGTTTGATGTGCGCTACATGTGGATGCACCAGAAGCGCTTGCAAGGATCGCACTTTGCGCATCTGAAACAAGCGTCTGCGGCCAACAACCTGATGGTTGAGCGCCGATTGGACCCGTGTATGTCCGAAGTTTTTGCTTGGAATGACTTGCCCGCGGCACACATGAAAATGCTGCGCAACGAACACAAGCCCGGCAACATGTCTGTTCTTGTGCAATCGCCCAAAACCGGTTTGCGTACGTTGGAAGATGTGTTGGACGCCAAAAAGTAA
- a CDS encoding urea carboxylase-associated family protein: MTIPQDAAARKAISPVVCYPVETLPAPDMALYEQARTTLTKVSEVVAPARDAATFRVKAGQFFRIKSIEGSQVGDLNLWSADDLQERFYSGKTRALHGTHITTGERMWSSFPGLRPMATVTYDTLGWYGIDEFGGSVHDVIGTRCDPYTHNLLSGGHYHHCCHSNLTRALAAHLGCSLKEAEPHVHDVLNVFMCTGFTRDTGQYFMKASPVRPGDYIEFFAEIDVLGALSACPGGDCSSEHSSDTAACHPLLIEVFDADPATLNGWQSPAMNGYDRSHGL, from the coding sequence ATGACAATCCCCCAAGACGCCGCTGCCCGAAAGGCAATTTCACCGGTTGTGTGCTACCCAGTCGAGACATTGCCAGCGCCGGATATGGCGCTGTATGAGCAGGCGAGGACGACTTTGACCAAAGTCTCCGAAGTTGTCGCGCCAGCGCGGGATGCGGCGACGTTTCGCGTTAAGGCAGGGCAATTCTTCCGGATCAAGTCGATTGAGGGATCGCAAGTTGGTGATTTGAACCTGTGGAGCGCTGATGATTTGCAAGAGCGGTTTTATTCTGGAAAAACACGCGCCCTGCACGGAACACACATCACAACAGGCGAACGTATGTGGTCTTCGTTCCCGGGGCTTCGGCCGATGGCGACCGTCACGTACGACACTTTGGGGTGGTACGGCATCGATGAATTTGGCGGGTCCGTTCATGATGTGATTGGCACGCGCTGCGATCCGTATACGCACAACCTGTTGTCGGGTGGCCACTATCACCACTGTTGTCATTCCAACCTGACCCGCGCGTTGGCGGCGCATCTTGGATGCAGCTTAAAAGAGGCAGAACCCCATGTGCATGATGTTCTGAACGTTTTTATGTGCACTGGCTTTACCCGTGATACGGGGCAGTATTTCATGAAAGCCTCTCCTGTACGTCCGGGCGATTACATTGAATTTTTTGCAGAAATTGATGTGTTGGGCGCGCTAAGTGCATGCCCCGGAGGTGATTGTTCATCTGAACATTCGTCAGATACTGCTGCGTGCCATCCTTTGTTGATCGAAGTGTTCGATGCGGACCCTGCCACCCTGAACGGATGGCAGTCACCGGCGATGAATGGCTATGACAGGTCCCACGGACTTTGA
- the deoD gene encoding purine-nucleoside phosphorylase, giving the protein MTVHIGAAPEDIAETVLMPGDPYRAKWAAETFLDDAKLVNEVRGMLGFTGTWKGNRVTIQGSGMGMPSLSIYANELISTYNAQTLIRIGSCGGMQSHVGIRDVIIAMTASTITSPSSGIFREVNFAPCADYGLLEAAVKAAKHKDATTHVGGIYSSDVFYAERPDLDEQMVRHGILGVEMEAAELYMLAARHGRRALAVLTVSDHLQTGEALPSEDREKTFGDMVEIALEAAFPA; this is encoded by the coding sequence ATGACCGTTCACATTGGCGCAGCCCCCGAAGACATTGCAGAAACCGTTCTTATGCCGGGCGATCCTTACCGCGCGAAATGGGCGGCTGAAACGTTCTTGGACGATGCAAAACTTGTCAATGAAGTGCGCGGAATGCTTGGCTTTACAGGCACTTGGAAGGGAAATCGGGTCACGATCCAAGGGTCGGGTATGGGCATGCCGTCGCTGTCTATTTACGCCAATGAATTGATCAGCACCTACAACGCGCAAACCCTCATTCGGATCGGCAGCTGTGGTGGCATGCAATCACATGTCGGTATTCGCGATGTGATTATCGCAATGACTGCAAGCACCATCACATCGCCCTCGTCCGGTATATTTCGCGAAGTGAATTTCGCCCCTTGCGCAGATTATGGATTGCTTGAAGCGGCCGTTAAAGCCGCAAAACACAAAGATGCCACCACCCATGTTGGCGGGATTTATTCATCCGATGTTTTCTACGCGGAACGTCCCGATCTGGATGAACAAATGGTGCGCCACGGAATTCTTGGCGTCGAAATGGAGGCCGCAGAGCTATACATGCTTGCAGCCCGTCATGGACGTCGCGCATTGGCCGTTCTAACTGTCAGCGACCACTTGCAAACAGGCGAAGCCTTGCCCTCAGAGGATCGCGAAAAAACCTTTGGCGACATGGTTGAAATCGCACTCGAAGCTGCGTTTCCCGCCTAA
- a CDS encoding acyl-homoserine-lactone synthase, whose translation MLRYVYANDLYQYPQLAASMFRDRADQFKTRLGWEVSVDEHGFEKDQYDELNPLYVIWENADGSHGGSMRFLPTTGRTMVNEHFSHVIGGGEVRSPLIWECTRFCLSRTASSRMAALLVVACGEVMHHFNVEHFVGVFDARMVRIYRMLGASPDVLGRDGAGRDQVSVGLWHYDAADRNKVLRRAGVSLALSQLWFDRSFGADDAQDLAQSA comes from the coding sequence ATGCTGCGATATGTTTATGCCAACGATCTTTACCAATATCCCCAACTTGCAGCGTCCATGTTTCGCGACCGTGCAGACCAATTCAAGACCCGTTTGGGCTGGGAGGTTTCTGTGGACGAGCACGGGTTCGAAAAGGACCAATACGACGAGCTGAACCCGCTTTACGTGATCTGGGAAAACGCAGATGGGTCCCATGGGGGATCGATGCGGTTTTTACCGACAACAGGGCGGACGATGGTTAACGAACATTTCAGCCATGTTATAGGCGGCGGCGAAGTTCGCAGCCCACTGATCTGGGAATGCACACGGTTTTGTCTGTCTCGCACTGCAAGCAGCCGCATGGCCGCCCTTTTGGTGGTCGCGTGTGGTGAAGTCATGCATCATTTCAACGTCGAGCACTTTGTTGGTGTTTTTGACGCCCGTATGGTTCGCATTTATCGCATGCTTGGTGCGTCCCCTGACGTACTTGGGCGGGATGGTGCAGGCCGTGATCAGGTCAGTGTGGGTCTGTGGCACTATGATGCGGCAGATCGCAACAAAGTCCTGCGCCGCGCTGGCGTGTCTCTTGCTTTGTCCCAGCTATGGTTCGACCGGTCGTTTGGCGCGGATGATGCGCAAGATTTAGCACAAAGCGCCTAA
- a CDS encoding 1-acyl-sn-glycerol-3-phosphate acyltransferase, which translates to MFQTVEIPIWLFVLIVFFATVTFASHFLFPSVRWFFRRRLEKAVKRLNKRLTRPIEPFKLARRYDMIQRIIYDPQVTQAIVEYAKEHDVPENVGFEKARKYAREIVPSFSAFTYFGLGIRIARWISNGLYDVRTADGHDERLAGLPKDATVIFIMNHRSNMDYLLVTYLAAQASALSYAVGEWARVWPLTRLIKSLGAYFIRRKSRGALYRKVLARYVQMATEGGVTQAIFPEGGLTLNGKLRPPKLGLLTYVLDAYDPEGRDILFVPVAINYDRVLEDRVLIAADQRGDRRFGGKVSVVFKFVLRKVWLRLTGRFLRFGQAAVAFGEPVSVKTYGSKPNPEKLAQDLMVEISRIMPVMEISLMCRVFLMADGPLNQKALEVAVKNVMAQCNGPAPILHNDKIEDLVTRACANLGQRNIIAQDQGRWSLNSDAKDVAAFYSNSIAHYFDEEDAVAE; encoded by the coding sequence ATGTTTCAGACCGTAGAAATACCTATCTGGCTATTTGTGCTGATCGTGTTTTTCGCGACGGTGACGTTTGCGTCGCATTTTCTGTTTCCTTCTGTGCGGTGGTTTTTTCGCCGACGTTTGGAAAAGGCCGTCAAACGCCTGAACAAGCGGCTGACCCGTCCTATTGAGCCATTCAAGCTGGCGCGGCGGTATGACATGATCCAGCGCATTATTTATGATCCCCAGGTGACGCAAGCGATTGTGGAATACGCCAAGGAACATGATGTCCCTGAAAATGTAGGCTTTGAAAAAGCCCGCAAATATGCGCGTGAAATTGTGCCCAGTTTTAGTGCCTTCACCTATTTTGGTCTTGGAATTCGTATCGCGCGTTGGATCAGCAATGGCCTTTACGACGTGCGCACAGCGGATGGGCATGATGAACGGTTGGCTGGTTTGCCCAAGGATGCCACCGTCATTTTTATCATGAACCATCGCAGCAATATGGATTATTTGCTTGTGACTTACCTTGCCGCGCAAGCTTCGGCTTTGTCCTATGCAGTTGGCGAATGGGCGCGGGTTTGGCCGCTGACCCGCTTGATCAAATCATTGGGCGCCTACTTTATCCGGCGCAAATCGCGAGGCGCACTTTATCGCAAGGTCTTGGCGCGCTATGTGCAGATGGCCACAGAAGGCGGGGTGACGCAGGCAATTTTCCCCGAAGGTGGGTTAACCCTGAATGGCAAACTGCGCCCGCCCAAGTTGGGTCTGTTGACCTATGTGCTGGATGCCTACGACCCTGAAGGTCGCGACATTCTATTTGTCCCTGTGGCGATCAACTATGATCGTGTTCTGGAAGACCGGGTGTTGATTGCAGCGGACCAACGGGGGGACCGGCGGTTCGGTGGGAAAGTGTCGGTGGTTTTCAAATTTGTTTTGCGCAAGGTCTGGCTGCGGTTAACAGGCCGTTTCTTGCGATTTGGGCAAGCTGCAGTGGCTTTCGGAGAACCGGTGTCGGTCAAAACCTACGGCAGCAAGCCGAACCCTGAAAAACTGGCACAGGATTTGATGGTCGAAATTTCAAGGATTATGCCTGTGATGGAAATTTCGTTGATGTGCCGCGTGTTTTTGATGGCAGATGGCCCTTTGAACCAAAAGGCACTGGAAGTTGCGGTGAAAAACGTGATGGCGCAGTGTAATGGCCCTGCGCCGATTTTGCACAATGACAAGATTGAAGATCTTGTCACACGTGCCTGCGCCAACCTGGGTCAACGCAACATCATTGCCCAAGATCAGGGCAGATGGTCTTTGAATTCCGATGCGAAAGACGTTGCAGCATTTTATTCCAATTCGATCGCGCACTATTTCGACGAAGAGGATGCAGTTGCAGAATAA
- a CDS encoding SDR family oxidoreductase: MKSIIITGASSGIGRATAELFLEGGWQVGLIARRGEVLEDIANTYDTAIALPADVTDADAMSAAFAAFTSQAGRLDALFNNAGMFGPSAPIDEVPLDQWMQVLNVNVGGMFIAAQLAFAQMRAQTPQGGRIINNGSLSAHVPRPNSVCYTTTKHAVSGLTKTISLDGRACNVACGQIDIGNAETDMVAALKSTQTEMPTMDVRHAAEAVLHMAELPLNANVQSMTVMASQMPYIGRG; the protein is encoded by the coding sequence ATGAAGTCCATCATCATCACAGGTGCGAGTTCAGGGATTGGCCGTGCCACAGCAGAGCTGTTTTTGGAAGGCGGTTGGCAGGTGGGCTTGATCGCGCGGCGTGGGGAGGTGTTGGAAGACATCGCCAACACATACGATACGGCCATTGCTTTGCCAGCGGATGTTACAGACGCTGATGCGATGTCGGCGGCGTTTGCAGCCTTCACATCGCAGGCAGGCAGATTGGATGCCTTGTTCAACAATGCCGGTATGTTCGGTCCGTCCGCTCCCATTGATGAGGTGCCTTTGGACCAATGGATGCAAGTGTTGAACGTCAATGTGGGGGGCATGTTCATCGCCGCACAGCTTGCTTTTGCGCAGATGCGTGCCCAAACCCCGCAAGGGGGCCGCATCATCAACAACGGATCATTGTCCGCCCATGTGCCGCGGCCCAATTCAGTCTGCTATACGACCACAAAACACGCGGTGTCAGGACTTACCAAAACGATTTCGCTGGACGGGCGGGCCTGTAACGTGGCCTGTGGGCAAATTGATATTGGAAATGCTGAAACGGACATGGTTGCGGCATTAAAGTCCACACAGACTGAGATGCCGACAATGGATGTGCGTCATGCCGCAGAAGCCGTTTTGCATATGGCAGAGTTGCCGTTGAATGCGAATGTGCAATCCATGACCGTTATGGCGTCGCAAATGCCTTACATCGGGCGGGGATAA